One Coffea eugenioides isolate CCC68of chromosome 2, Ceug_1.0, whole genome shotgun sequence genomic window, CCAATTCaccaactttcaagtaagggactctttttccttcttttatttttgtgtttaattCTTTCTGTACATGCAACTGAGGACTAATGGAGAGAGGGAGAAATGTTTTCATATCCCCTCCTTGTCAGCCTGGTATACATTAAATGCTCTACCAGTGACAACTGAGCTAGCCCATCGAAAGTATATTTATGAAATCAAAATATGTTTGGATAcaagattatttgaaaaaagtTTTTTTGAGAAGAATATGGCAGTAATTATTGTGATCTGATGCACGTAAAATAAAGTACTAATTGATaattgtgtttatgatgcaacaaaaaaaattttacaaaaaagtTAGCTATCCGAAAACCCCAAATTGTTATGGCTTTGTAACATGCTGTTATCTTCTGGAACAGATACTTTGTGATCATAAATGCAGTGGCAGGTGGCTATACCCTCATAGTACTGTTCTGTCCGTCTAAGGTTTCACTGTTCCGATTCTTGTTAGTCTCAGATTTGGTACGTGATTAtcttctttctcttctcttctcttctctcatGATCGATTACTGGCCGTTATGGTAAAATATTGCCTTCTGATCTTTCTTGCATTTATATAGATTGTTACGCTGTTGTTGGATTCAAGCGTTTCAGCTAATATAGCCATCGGTCAAGTGGGAAAGCATGGGAACTCGCACGCTGGCTGGTTACCTATCTGTAATCAAGTTCCAAAGTTTTGTAACCACGTTGCAGGAGCTCTTATTGCTAACTTTGTGGCTTCTTTAGCGTATTTAGTTATTCTTCTTTACTctcttcacattgtcctcaatctTCCCAAACCTTAAAGGTTTATGTCCTCTAGCTCTTATGGAgattttgtcttcttcttttcttttctttttttttctctccttttgCTTCAACATTTGCCCTTCAAACTTCTATACAGTAGATGTCATTATCCATCAATGAATACGACTAGATAAATGGCTGCTTGAATTAGCACGCAATAACGTATTGTGTCATGTAGAAAGGAATTGAGATCCTCGTATTATCGGACATTTTTTGGTTTCAAGGGATGAAAAGTCTGTCTTCATTGTCAGTTTGTAACTCTCTCTTCCCGTAGGAAATGAATGGATGATGCTAATGTGCAATTTGAATTTGTTCAACTTACTTGTGCGATttggtttagtttttttttttttgtttccttaaaatccaataattattttagttcttcttttgttttcttaaaattcaataactattaactgagtaatacacaaaatttaacaaatttaaaaaatcaaaatgcataaaaaatgagatttttttaatgaattttctgctatattttttaattttctatgacatgttactttttaaaattattgtatttattttttactaagttaat contains:
- the LOC113756796 gene encoding CASP-like protein 1C1, whose amino-acid sequence is MTLAKRVPIFLLRLLALGASVTAAVVMVSARDSAQVLNVTFEANYTNSPTFKYFVIINAVAGGYTLIVLFCPSKVSLFRFLLVSDLIVTLLLDSSVSANIAIGQVGKHGNSHAGWLPICNQVPKFCNHVAGALIANFVASLAYLVILLYSLHIVLNLPKP